Proteins from a single region of Mytilus trossulus isolate FHL-02 chromosome 2, PNRI_Mtr1.1.1.hap1, whole genome shotgun sequence:
- the LOC134706772 gene encoding WD repeat-containing protein 38-like — protein sequence MFRGPRDYNKLDLKKFTGHKDEVNCVAFSPDFQIMVTGSDDERVRVFDATNGSMVCKLKGHIGAIKSVAIGPNCKTFASGSYDKTIRVWRTSDGENLHILEGHMKSVEVVVYSPDSKQLASGSWDRTAIIWNVEQGFPIRVLTGHKSVVQSLAFSLNGKWLATGSWDFTVKVWTLNDPDDSVVTMEGHKGNIHAVAFSKDGMLASGSWDKTVRMWNPKTGKQIHQCEGHGGWVQALSFSTDGLYLASASDDETVRVWDVLTGECIKELEGQTDTVQHCAFKPGGALVASGSLATMIAFK from the exons ATGTTTAGAGGTCCAAGAGATTACAACAAATTGGATCTAAAGAAATTCACTGGACACAAGGATGAG gtcAACTGTGTTGCGTTCTCACCAGATTTCCAAATAATGGTAACAGGTTCTGATGATGAAAGAGTTCGTGTGTTTGATGCCACAAATGGTTCAATGGTGTGCAAGCTTAAAGGACATATTG gTGCTATAAAAAGTGTTGCTATAGGTCCTAACTGTAAAACATTTGCTAGCGGATCTTATGATAAAACAATTCGTGTCTGGAGAACTTCAGACGGGGAAAATCTTCATATCTTAGAAG gtCACATGAAGAGTGTGGAGGTAGTTGTTTACTCTCCAGACTCTAAACAATTAGCCTCAGGCTCCTGGGACAGGACGGCTATAATTTGGAATGTTGAG CAAGGATTCCCCATCAGAGTTTTGACAGGACATAAGAGTGTAGTACAGTCATTAGCATTCTCATTAAATGGTAAATGGTTG gCCACAGGTTCTTGGGATTTTACGGTTAAGGTTTGGACTCTGAATGATCCAGATGATTCTGTTGTAACAATGGAAGGACATAAAGGAAATATACATGCTGTTGCTTTCTCAAAAGATGGCATGCTG GCATCTGGCTCCTGGGACAAAACTGTACGGATGTGGAACCCTAAAACTGGTAAACAGATTCATCAGTGTGAGGGGCATGGTGGATGGGTACAAGCTTTATCCTTCTCTACTGATGGACTATACTTAGCCAGTGCTAGTGATGATGAGACTGTCAGAGTATGGGATGTTCTAACAGGGGAATGTATTAAGGAATTAGAG GGTCAGACAGATACTGTTCAACATTGTGCTTTCAAACCTGGTGGTGCTTTAGTAGCTTCTGGATCGTTAGCTACAATGATAgcatttaaatga
- the LOC134706770 gene encoding receptor-type tyrosine-protein phosphatase F-like: MMINTYGYLVVVTIVLNLGFVVSQNCGNQQCTERQFCGNTSTFQPVCVGCNAACYNCTGSGPERCIICASNYYMFNKICRICDDSCDGCTGAGPEKCKKCKIAYYNVGGTCRPCPDDTFGQNCENTCHCLNGPTDCDRETGKCDSWQCEWGWKGPPECQTACEPNFFGINCNKECNCPDNDTCSPINGRCDSGNCHPEYGGPACQIHLPKLVEQPKITNNKCGNLTLGWIGWVEDIDIGKGPIAQYLVWQEKMNSSSGWTLIRNISHTDATTQYAFNLTNLDPKGEYRYRIDVRAQDGDKLMEEISKGFVTDFYSVECFKPTTSAPNDQSTTTPFKPPVGSLFTSYKLSVVNEAVQVDWSIDSNYDDVVDSLALSFAIIRYGDCPQEPNPVYSSLPLSNTTSYTLNSLSNWTTYNVRLVISSSQQNISDVHKKVEGEITTPETEPSGFVKSVSEITKTSSSFTVSWNDPDCKDKNGVLLRYDVVVSGFSQNFSTTDRFRQITGLQTYTDYNVQISYVNNIGAGPLSPMQSFKTGEGLPAAPTTLMLTPSIRSVTVSFSIPSPSNGIIIAYDIAYSEAANFIDRLQKPSTSTNVMLADLSPATLYFVKVRARTGAGYGNYSSHQSTVTQEDYPDAPTSLSVTFRNESCLGLSWRAPIVTNGVVSSYLISYQDTTQASQEFNTTTGGLIRSTLLCLLQPGRRYQIKVAAKTSRGFGDPDHMFEYTEQSTPTSPPAPKKISSTATTIVIAIDPVMLTTGPLTAYVIYVHDLTVGSGKRKRAVGNPPGVETAILLPNEVLTTTFFTIGDGKIYNSIQNNPLVSGHQYDVHLQIRSTLLSVTKSSYSKMVLTPTPSTLAPNPVVAASTDYTGVIIAIIVIIILIIIAIVVICILYWYKRRRSYAPYAAYTDDKGTYDSMYSHVDDYDPHKYWNTIYSHRESRYIIAGRNLIPPDRSNFDMNGVVESNMNPPITFQQEFHDLPHGRLASWNVALKPRNQRKNRFPHLLPYDHSRVVLQEDDNSGDDYINANFIHGYHKQNAYIAAQSPFDEETVLDFWRMINQTNVSVIVMITNIIEDNIVKCTKYWPDKNQGKVTYGNFFLELIDTQEFASYVIRTMKFKSNNTYSTTRVVHIFDFCSWPDHGVPDDPIPLLEMRFKVKEYNSDTPASPLLVHCGTGVGRTGAYIAIDSLLEQYDREGRISISAFVRRLRKDRVQMVRTIKQYIFIYDAIFEAKHAGQTRTGNDLKEKYHLLTRKNPKTKHSYLRDQFECLCNFTRKLHSANCSDALSINNLEKNRFPDVIPTNMYRAVLSTPGGVGRTDYINAVLLDSHRQKDHFIVTQTPLHTTIIDFWKLVYDFNVHTIVMMENYKHEDDTCAEYWPEEKKMKQFEPFFIDSIAVYQQDNITIRHFKIHSMLNPKVQAREIRQFQFNACNDTDFVPKSKSMFLDLFDLVKDWQNVSCEDESPVIVHCKDGATHSGFYVAISNICEAMLHDADVDVFHTVKRIKKRRTQIVDLVEQYRFCYKVLWDYMNMRLPGGTLTNMMDHTQADKLYNVGSLSLPSYTSHLEYSQFDYS; the protein is encoded by the exons GTTGTAATGCTGCCTGTTACAACTGTACCGGATCTGGCCCAGAAAGATGCATTATTTGTGCATCCAATTATTATATGTTCAACAAAATTTGCAGAA TCTGTGATGATTCGTGTGATGGTTGTACAGGAGCTGGACCagagaaatgtaaaaaatgcaaaatagcATACTATAACGTGGGAGGAACTTGTAGAC CTTGTCCAGACGATACATTTGGTCAGAACTGTGAAAATACATGTCACTGTTTGAATGGACCCACTGACTGCGACAGAGAGACGGGAAAATGTGATTCATGGCAATGTGAATGGGGATGGAAAGGTCCGCCTGAATGCCAAACAG CTTGCGAACCTAATTTCTTTGGTATAAATTGCAACAAAGAGTGTAATTGTCCAGACAATGACACGTGCAGTCCAATAAATGGACGATGTGATTCAGGAAATTGTCATCCTGAATATGGTGGACCAGCTTGCCAGATAC ATTTACCGAAGCTTGTAGAGCaaccaaaaattacaaataataaatgcGGTAATCTGACATTGGGCTGGATTGGATGGGTGGAAGATATCGACATTGGAAAAGGACCCATAGCTCAGTATCT tgtTTGGCAGGAAAAGATGAACTCCTCTTCTGGCTGGACTTTAATCAGAAATATTTCTCATACTGATGCTACAACTCAATATGCCTTCAATCTTACCAACCTTGACCCTAAAGGAGAATACAGATACAGAATAGATGTTCGTGCACAGGATGGGGACAAACTGATGGAAGAGATATCTAAAGGATTTGTAACAGATTTCTATAGTGTTGAATGTTTCA AACCTACTACGTCGGCTCCAAATGATCAGTCAACTACTACTCCATTCAAACCACCAGTAG GATCATTATTTACATCTTACAAATTGTCAGTTGTGAACGAAGCTGTACAAGTTGATTGGTCCATCGATAGTAACTACGATGATGTTGTTGACAGTCTTGCTTTATCGTTTGCCATTATAAGATATGGTGATTGTCCACAGGAACCCAATCCAGTGTATAGCAGTCT acCATTGAGTAATACCACAAGCTATACGCTAAATAGTTTGAGTAACTGGACAACTTATAATGTTCGCCTAGTTATATCTTCATCTCAGCAAAATATTTCTGATGTTCATAAAAAAGTTGAAGGTGAAATTACTACACCAGAGACAG AACCTTCTGGATTTGTAAAAAGTGTATCAGAAATTACCAAGacatctagttcttttactgtCAGTTGGAACGATCCTGATTGTAAAGACAAAAACGGAGTATTACTACGTTATGATGTTGTTGTGTCAGGTTTCTCACAGAACTTTTCAACCACTGATCGGTTTAGGCAAATTACCGGTTTACAGACGTATACAGACTATAATGTACAGATATCATATGTTAACAATATTGGTGCTGGTCCGCTCTCTCCAATGCAGTCGTTTAAAACAGGAGAAGGat tgCCAGCTGCACCAACTACCCTGATGTTAACACCGTCAATAAGATCAGTCACTGTTAGTTTTTCAATTCCTTCACCTTCAAACGGCATTATCATTGCTTATGATATAGCATACAGTGAAGCTGCAAATTTCATAGACAGATTACAGAAACCATCAACTTCAACAAACGTCATGTTGGCTGATCTTTCTCCAGCAACTCTATACTTTGTGAAG GTTCGAGCTAGAACAGGAGCAGGGTATGGTAACTATAGTTCCCATCAAAGTACAGTAACACAAGAAGACTACCCAGATGCACCAACATCTCTATCTGTTACTTTCAGAAATGAGAGTTGTTTAGGACTATCATGGAGGGCACCAATTGTAACCAATGGAGTTGTATCTTCTTATCTG atttCCTACCAGGACACAACTCAAGCCAGTCAAGAATTCAATACTACGACAGGAGGTTTAATAAGATCCACACTTTTGTGTTTGCTCCAACCTGGACGACGGTATCAGATCAAAGTTGCTGCAAAAACAAGTAGGGGATTTGGTGATCCTGATCATATGTTTGAATACACAGAACAATCAACACCGACTTCTCCACCAGCACCAAAGAAGATTAGCTCCACTGCAACAACAATAGTTATCGCAATTGATCCAGTCATGTTGACTACAGGACCACTTACTGCATATGTAATATATGTTCATGATCTTACCGTTGGTTCTGGAAAACGGAAACGGGCAGTTGGAAATCCACCGGGAGTTGAAACAGCGATACTTTTACCAAATGAAGTGCTGACGACGACATTTTTCACAATAGGGGatggaaaaatatataatagtattcaaaatAATCCTTTGGTTTCTGGTCATCAGTACGACGTTCATTTACAGATAAGAAGTACCCTTCTCAGTGTAACAAAGTCAAGCTACAGCAAAATGGTACTTACCCCCACTCCTTCAACTTTGGCTCCAAACCCTGTTGTGGCTGCTTCTACTGATTACACAGGTGTAATAATCGCCATTATTGTCATCATTATCTTAATTATCATAGCTATTGTCGTTATTTGTATCCTGTATTGGTATAAAAGACGTAGAAGTTATGCACCCTATGCAGCATATACCGACGACAAGGGTACTTATGATAGTATGTACTCTCATGTTGATGATTATGATCCTCATAAATATTGGAATACTATTTATTCACACCGAGAAAGTCGATACATTATTGCCGGAAGGAACCTCATACCTCCTGATAGAAGTAATTTTGATATGAATGGTGTTGTTGAGTCCAATATGAATCCACCAATAACCTTTCAGCAAGAATTTCATGATCTCCCTCATGGGCGTTTAGCATCGTGGAATGTTGCATTGAAACCTCGAAATCAGCGGAAGAATAGATTTCCACATTTATTACCGTATGACCATTCGCGTGTTGTTCTACAGGAGGATGATAACTCGGGAGACGATTATATCAACGCAAATTTTATTCATGGATATCATAAACAGAATGCATATATTGCGGCTCAAAGTCCTTTTGACGAGGAAACAGTTCTTGACTTTTGGAGAATGATTAATCAAACAAATGTCTCTGTTATTGTAATGATCACTAATATCATAGAAGACAATATCgttaaatgtacaaaatattggcCTGATAAAAATCAGGGAAAGGTAACATACGGTAATTTCTTTCTCGAGCTGATTGATACTCAAGAATTTGCATCATATGTAATACGTACCATGAAGTTTAAGTCGAACAATACGTATAGCACCACTAGAGTTGTCCATATATTTGACTTTTGTTCGTGGCCAGATCATGGTGTTCCTGATGATCCTATACCATTGTTAGAAATGAGGTTCAAGGTTAAAGAGTACAACAGTGATACACCTGCATCACCTTTGTTAGTTCATTGTGGTACAGGAGTCGGGAGAACAGGCGCCTATATTGCCATAGATAGCCTTTTGGAACAGTATGATAGAGAAGGTCGCATAAGTATATCAGCTTTTGTAAGGCGTTTGAGGAAGGATCGGGTTCAAATGGTAcggacaataaaacaatacatatttatttatgatgcCATATTTGAAGCGAAACATGCTGGTCAAACAAGAACAGGGAatgatttgaaagaaaaatatcatcTGCTGACAAGAAAAAATCCGAAAACGAAACATTCATATTTACGAGATCAGTTTGAATGCTTGTGCAACTTTACACGCAAATTACACTCTGCAAACTGTTCAGATGCTCTATCTAttaataatttagagaaaaacaGGTTTCCAGACGTCATTCCAACAAATATGTACAGAGCCGTATTGAGCACTCCTGGGGGCGTCGGACGGACTGATTATATCAATGCAGTTTTACTTGATAGCCATCGACAAAAAGACCATTTCATCGTTACACAGACACCATTGCATACAACTATTATAGATTTCTGGAAACTGGTTTATGACTTTAATGTCCACACTATCGTCATGATGGAAAATTATAAACACGAGGATGATACATGTGCAGAATATTGGCCAGaggagaaaaaaatgaaacagtttgagcctttcttcatagacagtaTTGCCGTATACCAGCAAGACAATATCACTATTCgccattttaaaattcatagcATGCTAAATCCTAAAGTGCAGGCACGTGAGATTCGTCAATTTCAATTTAATGCTTGCAACGACACAGATTTCGTACCAAAATCAAAGTCGATGTTTCTTGATCTCTTTGACTTGGTTAAGGACTGGCAGAATGTGTCCTGTGAAGATGAGAGTCCAGTCATTGTTCATTGTAAGGATGGGGCTACACACAGTGGATTTTACGTTGCTATCAGCAATATTTGCGAGGCCATGCTGCATGATGCTGATGTTGATGTGTTCCATACTGTAAAGAGAATTAAAAAGAGAAGAACACAAATTGTAGACCTCGTG GAACAATACCGGTTTTGTTATAAAGTATTATGGGACTACATGAACATGCGACTTCCAGGAGGAACCCTGACCAATATGATGGACCATACTCAAGCAGACAAATTGTACAATGTTGGTAGTTTAAGTCTTCCATCCTACACGTCTCACTTGGAGTACTCGCAGTTTGACTACAGCTGA